The Coregonus clupeaformis isolate EN_2021a chromosome 8, ASM2061545v1, whole genome shotgun sequence genome has a segment encoding these proteins:
- the mrps21 gene encoding 28S ribosomal protein S21, mitochondrial: protein MANHLRFVARTVMVQEGNVDAAYKALNRVLSVDGIIETVKRKRYYEKPCRRRQRENYENCKRIYHSEMARKISFISRTHRQDPWVGS, encoded by the exons ATGGCGAACCACCTTCGTTTCGTTGCCCGGACGGTGATGGTCCAAGAGGGCAATGTCGATGCAGCTTACAAGGCTCTAAACAG AGTGCTGTCTGTGGATGGAATTATCGAAACAGTGAAACGAAAGCGCTACTACGAGAAGCCCTGTCGGCGCAGGCAGCGAGAGAACTATGAGAACTGCAAGAGGATCTACCATTCTGAAATGGCCAGGAAGATCTCCTTCATCTCCCGGACGCACAGACAAGACCCCTGGGTCGGCTCCTAG
- the crabp2b gene encoding cellular retinoic acid-binding protein 2b, translating to MDCVNVFVRKIAVAAASRPAVENTQQGESLSIQTFTSVRTTHVSFAVGQSFNETTVDGRLCTSTPRWETDSKISCEQILQKGEGPKTAWTREVTNDGELVLPTNDNECWGRRVHQSVSTRMETFKTVKHFILCLFFHIS from the exons ATGGACT GTGTGAACGTGTTTGTCAGGAAGATAGCTGTGGCTGCAGCCTCCAGGCCTGCAGTAGAGAACACCCAGCAGGGCGAGAGCCTCTCCATTCAGACCTTCACCAGTGTACGCACCACCCATGTCTCCTTCGCCGTGGGACAGTCCTTCAATGAGACCACAGTGGATGGACGCCTCTGCACA AGTACCCCTCGCTGGGAGACAGATAGCAAGATCAGCTGTGAGCAGATTTTGCAGAAAGGGGAGGGCCCTAAGACTGCCTGGACCCGTGAAGTGACCAATGATGGCGAACTGGTTTTGCCTACAAACG ATAATGAGTGCTGGGGACGTCGTGTGCACCAGAGTGTATCAACGAGAATGGAAACTTTCAAGACTGTCAAACATTTCATTTTGTGCCTCTTTTTTCACATTTCTTAA
- the scamp3 gene encoding secretory carrier-associated membrane protein 3, whose amino-acid sequence MSKYTSFPEPGDDHNPFQDPAVTQHSSNTEYATLDLYNPFDNKNGPPPPAYAATSPSAPQPVPATTPPSRITPTEPRNYGTSFTPQTAVNATTAELLRKQEELEKKACELERRERELNSHALGPGATRQNNWPPLPTFCPVGPCFYQDINMEISQSFQRTVSIMYYYWMFTACALAFNLISCLSLFCVDSSGGVGLGLAILWVLLFTPCSFVCWYRPVYKAFRSDSSFNFFTFFFIFFVQVIVYVIMTIGIPGWGFSGWIVSLAALKTSVPVGVIMMLNAILFTAQAAMGVVMLKRVHSLYRQTGASFVKAQAEFATGVMSNQAVRQAAANATASAAQGAFTGVAR is encoded by the exons ATGTCAAAATACACAAGTTTTCCGGAACCAGGCGACGACCACAACCCATTCCAG GACCCTGCAGTGACCCAACACAGCAGCAACACTGAGTATGCCACGCTGGATCTTTACAACCCATTTGACAATAAAAATGGG CCCCCACCACCAGCCTATGCAGCCACCTCCCCATCTGCCCCCCAACCTGTTCCTGCAACAACCCCACCCAGCAGGATTACGCCTACAGAGCCCCGCAACTATGGCACCTCCTTCACCCCCCAG ACAGCGGTCAACGCCACCACAGCAGAGCTCCTGAGGAAGCAGGAAGAGCTGGAGAAGAAAGCCTGTGagctggagaggagggagagggagctgaACTCTCACGCCCTCGGCCCTGGAGCCA CTCGTCAGAATAACTGGCCTCCCCTGCCCACTTTCTGCCCTGTGGGACCATGCTTCTACCAAGACATCAACATGGAGATCAGCCAGAGCTTCCAACGCACTGTCTCCATCATGTATTACTACTGGATGT tCACTGCCTGCGCACTGGCGTTTAACTTAATTTCCTGCCTGAGTCTGTTCTGTGTGGACTCTTCTGGTGGTGTTGGGCTGGGCCTGGCCATCCTCTGGGTCCTCCTCTTCACCCCCTGCTCCTTTGTCTGTTGGTACAGGCCTGTGTACAAAGCCTTCAG GAGTGACAGCTCCTTCAACTTCTTCACCTTCTTCTTCATTTTTTTCGTCCAAGTGATTGTCTATGTTATCATGACCATTGGCATTCCTGGATGGGGTTTCAG CGGCTGGATTGTGAGTCTGGCTGCTCTGAAGACTAGTGTGCCTGTTGGTGTGATCATGATGCTCAATGCCATCCTATTTACTGCCCAGGCTGCCATGGGGGTTGTCATGCTCAAAAGG gTCCACTCTCTGTACAGGCAGACCGGTGCCAGCTTCGTGAAGGCTCAGGCTGAGTTTGCCACTGGAGTGATGTCCAATCAGGCTGTTCGCCAGGCAGCTGCCAACGCCACTGCTTCTGCCGCCCAGGGGGCCTTTACTGGGGTGGCTCGATAG